AGCTTTAAAATAAGCTTCGACAATACATTTTCATTCTTTATATAATCATAAAAATCTTTGAGGTTGGAGTTTAGATTGAAAATCGAGATTACTTCATCTCTAACAAGTTCAATATCTCCTTTACTCAGCTCATTATCAGGTTTTATAGTTACAGATAATTCTGGTTCATCAACAGATCCCAATGATTGTACCTCGATCAGGAATAAATGCTTATTTATATTGATTACCTGCCAATAAATCCCGTTTTCATATTTCTGAATTTGAGGATCTCCATCAGAAAATATAATTGCGCTTAATTCAAAGTTAAATGGAGATTGGGGGCGTATTTTTATGATCAATTACATCACCAGAAATTACATTTCTTTTAATTACTATTTTTTTTGCCAAAAATTTTTTCTTGATTATATATTGAATTCAATAATTCAAATAGATTTTTGAATTTTATTATTTAATTTAACAATAGTTCAATGCTCCTTTAACTCTTGATGTCGATATACATGCACTTAAATCAGTTATAACAAGTTTTTTAACTAATTTTAGATTTTTAACCTTTATATTGCCTTTTCAATAATTTTATATAGAAATTTGGACATAATAAATATAATACAGGGGGATGAAAAATTGGGAAAAGTTGAAATAAACAAGGAAAACATTAACAAATGTCTGTGCAAAACATGTCCAGTTCAAACTGACAGCAAGTGTTCTAAGGATAAACTGGACATTATAAATGAGAAATTGAAGCAAGAAGGTGATATTAAAGATATTATTAAACCAGAAGAAGAACTTCCACTTGTTTACTGTTCATTTGGAAAGGCTACATGTACTGACCTTGCAAGCATGGAATTGTGTAAATGTACACAATGCAATGTGTGGTTGGATAATAATTTAGCTAATACCGAACCAATAGAATATTTCTGTATTGATGGTGCACCAAAGTAAAAATATTTAAAATTTTTTTTATGTATACTCCCCAATTTAATAAATTTCCATTATTAACTTCCATTAAAATTAGTTATTTCTATTAAAATTTTCAATTCATGAATATTTCCAATAGAAATCTCATTATGAATTAGTGCCAATTTAAATCAAATTAGCTCATGTAATTTTAAATGATATTACATTAACTTCATGTATAATTGAGCAAACCTTAACTTTATGATGGCACTTATACGAACTCAACAATCAAAGATATAAAACCCTATATAACACAACTACAATCAGATGAAAACACTTATATTGACATGTTTTGATTCAAATAAAAATTATAAAACTCGTCTTTATGATATTAAATATTTTATATGTTTTTAAAATAATAAATGGAGAATGTTAAAAGTTTAGTGTGTAATACTCGCCATCATGAAGTTGTATTTTCTTTATCAACCCTTTATTTTCCAATGCTATGATAAGGCTGTAGGTTTTTAGGCTTGTGAGTTTTAGTCCACCATAAAGCATATGGCCCTCAAGAAGAGTTTTTGATATCAGTCCAGATTCTCCTGCCACTTCTTTGATGATTTCAAATGCTTTTTCTTCTGTCTGATTAAGTTCTTCTTTTTTAACAGCTTCTTTTGATTCCCATACATTAATGTTGCCTGTTTCAAGAAGTTTAACTGTTCCATCCTGGTAAGATATGATATTCTTACTATCCAACATCATCAAGATATCTTTAAGATCCATTTCAGATAAATCAAGTTCTAATTTGAGTATCCTATATGGAATACCATTCTTGTATTCATTCTGATAGTATTTTATCTGATTTAAAACTATATTTTCCTTACGTGTTATGTGAAGCATACTAAGAATGGTATGTTAACAATATATTAAAGAGTTTCCGATGTGGGATTTTTAATGAATTCCATGGATTTAACACCCTAATGTTCAAATTATATACATATGATTTGTATTGATAAAAAAAATCTTAAGTATCTGCAAGCAAAACTTCCAGATAAGTAAACACAACTATTACATCAGTTAGATATGTATAAAAAAAAGATATTATTACAAAATAGAATGATTTGTTGATCTTTAAGGTTCATTTGAAGAACTCTTGAAAAAAAATGAAAACACATAATTTCTTTCAACATAATCACTTTTTTTAAATTGAATTGTCTCTAATAAAAATAAATATCCCTAAAACTTATGTAATATTGATAATGTTTTACTTTAGAATTAAAATGATGGATGGTTCTCATAATGATAGATTCTCTCTATGAAAAGGCTCTTGTAAAGAAAAATAACATAAACGCACGTATCAAAAGTGATTTTGATGATCCTAAATTTGATCCATCAAAATTCTGGAGAAACTATCGATTGAAGGAAGATAACAGGGAATTAACAATATGTGCTGGTGATGGGAGTATCAACAAAAAGAATTTTATGGGCTTTATTTTTTATGTAATCGATGCCGAATGTTTGATATACAACAAAAAGCTTCAGATTATTGAAAGTTCTGAAATAGATATCATACCACACCATCATTATGTTGATGATCGTTTGAGGAGTTATATGGGTATATTTGAGATTAAAAATGCTTTGAATGCATTTGAAAAACATGATATTGATGTTTTTCTTTTTGATGGATCTATCCTCGGAAACCTAATAAGACCATTTCCATTGGAAAAAAAAATTACTAATGATGTAAAAGAAGAAATTAAGATCAGATGTCTACCTGGACTCGAAAAAGAGTTGAAAAAGGAATTAGAACATTCAATAGTTGGAATAACTTCTTCTAAATTTGATGAAATAATTGGAGATTTTGAGAAAAAAACAGAAGCAATGATCTATCTGGAGAATCTTGAAAATCTAATGGTGATAAGCGAACTAATAAAAAATGAAGGGCCGGTAGTTGCGATATCCAAAACTTCAACCAGTAATGAATATTTCGAATCTGAGATACCAGACATGGCAATATTTGACAGATACAGTAGAAAAGAGGGATATTCTACACCTAAATATATCATTATTTCTACACAGGTTAAAAGAGAATTTCCCATTAAAAATGATTTCTTCCGAAGTTTAACCTTTACAATATTCTATGCAAGGCTTGAGGATCATAAAAATATTCTGAAATTTGAACTTCCATATTATGCATCTGAAGATAAAATAAAAGATATTCTAAAGATTGTTAAAAGTAAGAGTGCAGAAGGATATCCTTTGCTTCTTAAAAAGGCTCATAATGATGTGGTCATAAGAAAAGTTGATCTGGAGAGGCTTTCAAAAATCATAGGATTCATGGAGAAAAGCGGGAGGGAGATGTTATGAATGATGATACTGATGGAGTTATAGGAAGGTGTATAGGAGAAACATCCCTAGTTGATGTGAGTTTCATCTCCAAAGAAATGCCCAAAGTGGGGGAGTATGTTTCGTTGGAATACGACGGAAAAAATGTACTGGGAATGATAGAAGCCCTTGTAAGAGGGAGTGTATCAATAAATAATGAGATATATGACCCTAAAACCATAGAAAAAATAAGAATGATCGAGGGTGACGACCATTACATAAGGGGTAAGGTTAGAATATTGGGAGATATTGACAATGATCTTAGAATTCCAAGAACACCTGCACCACCTGGAACAGAAATAAAAGCAGCAGATTCTGCTGTTTTAAGTGAAATATTCCAGGTAGGAAATTATGGTTTAAAACTTGGAAATCTTATTACACAGGATCAGGTATCAGTTGAGATTGATATAAACAAAATGGTTTCCAGACATCTTGCAGTTCTAGCAATGACTGGGGCAGGTAAATCTAACACCGTATCCGTGCTTGTTGATGGTCTTTTAAAGGTTAATGGGAGTGTTTTAATTTTTGACATGCACTCCGAATATGTGAATACAGAGTTTGGAGAAGGTAGAGTTAATATAATAAAGCCATTAATAAATCCGATTTACATGTCATTTGGAGAGATAAAAAAACTTTCAAACATACCTTCAAATGCCTATGTACAAGAAAGATACTTTAGAAAGGCTTATAGGCTTGCTCAGAAGGATCTTTCCAAAGGTTCGGTATATGGAAAGGATTTTATAGGACTTATTATCAATAGACTTGAATCATGGCTTTTAGAAGAATCGGATGAATCTGAAGGTAAATCATCCAATGCATCTGATAGAAAATCAATAACAGATGTTTTAAACAAAGTTGAACATATGCAGGATAAATATGGTAACATATTAAGCTTAGAAGCCAGCGATGTTATTGATAATTTAAAGGTGGGTAAAGCAAACATACTGGATCTTGGTTCAGTTGATGAATTTGCATCGGATGTAGTTGTAAGTCACATATTAAGAACAGTTCTAAAGAGCAGAAAAGAATTTTTGAGAACAGGAACCGGATTAGGTTTTCCAATATTCCTTATATTAGAAGAAGCACATATTTTAGCACCTCAAAACAGGACCACAGAATCAAAACTTTGGATAAGTAGAATTGCAAGAGAAGGACGTAAATTTTCTGTTGGACTTTGTATGGTAAGTCAGAGTCCAAAATCCTTGGATTCAGATGCTCTATCACAGGCAAATAATATGATAATACTAAGGTTAGTTGAACCCACAGATCAAAACCATGTTCAACGGGCTAGTGAAAATCTAAGCGATGACCTCATAGCACAGTTACCTTCATTGAACATTGGAGAAGCCATAGTTTTAGGGCTCATGACTAAAATACCCACATTAGTAAAGATAGATGAATTCAAGGGAAAAATAACAGGTGGAGATCTCAACATAGTTG
This Methanobacterium spitsbergense DNA region includes the following protein-coding sequences:
- a CDS encoding DUF2769 domain-containing protein; the protein is MGKVEINKENINKCLCKTCPVQTDSKCSKDKLDIINEKLKQEGDIKDIIKPEEELPLVYCSFGKATCTDLASMELCKCTQCNVWLDNNLANTEPIEYFCIDGAPK
- a CDS encoding DNA double-strand break repair nuclease NurA, with amino-acid sequence MIDSLYEKALVKKNNINARIKSDFDDPKFDPSKFWRNYRLKEDNRELTICAGDGSINKKNFMGFIFYVIDAECLIYNKKLQIIESSEIDIIPHHHYVDDRLRSYMGIFEIKNALNAFEKHDIDVFLFDGSILGNLIRPFPLEKKITNDVKEEIKIRCLPGLEKELKKELEHSIVGITSSKFDEIIGDFEKKTEAMIYLENLENLMVISELIKNEGPVVAISKTSTSNEYFESEIPDMAIFDRYSRKEGYSTPKYIIISTQVKREFPIKNDFFRSLTFTIFYARLEDHKNILKFELPYYASEDKIKDILKIVKSKSAEGYPLLLKKAHNDVVIRKVDLERLSKIIGFMEKSGREML
- a CDS encoding helicase HerA domain-containing protein: MNDDTDGVIGRCIGETSLVDVSFISKEMPKVGEYVSLEYDGKNVLGMIEALVRGSVSINNEIYDPKTIEKIRMIEGDDHYIRGKVRILGDIDNDLRIPRTPAPPGTEIKAADSAVLSEIFQVGNYGLKLGNLITQDQVSVEIDINKMVSRHLAVLAMTGAGKSNTVSVLVDGLLKVNGSVLIFDMHSEYVNTEFGEGRVNIIKPLINPIYMSFGEIKKLSNIPSNAYVQERYFRKAYRLAQKDLSKGSVYGKDFIGLIINRLESWLLEESDESEGKSSNASDRKSITDVLNKVEHMQDKYGNILSLEASDVIDNLKVGKANILDLGSVDEFASDVVVSHILRTVLKSRKEFLRTGTGLGFPIFLILEEAHILAPQNRTTESKLWISRIAREGRKFSVGLCMVSQSPKSLDSDALSQANNMIILRLVEPTDQNHVQRASENLSDDLIAQLPSLNIGEAIVLGLMTKIPTLVKIDEFKGKITGGDLNIVEEWSKSAKKEKKTLKQQKQEYEELGGDY